Proteins co-encoded in one Coregonus clupeaformis isolate EN_2021a chromosome 17, ASM2061545v1, whole genome shotgun sequence genomic window:
- the polr1h gene encoding DNA-directed RNA polymerase I subunit RPA12 — translation MSCFSGNPNFCPECGNVLPLPGLQDSVTCPRCAFSLPVREFSGQEIRSSVVFNPLEVSSVAVEEEDSELKGAVIDRRCSRCNKEGMVYHTRQMRSADEGQTVFFTCIHCRYQEKEDS, via the exons ATGTCGTGTTTCAGTGGAAATCCCAACTTTTGTCCTGAGTGTGGGAACGTACTGCCTCTACCTGGGCTGCAGGACTCAGTCACCTGTCCTCGCTGTGCTTTTAGCTTGCCTGTCCGCG AATTTTCAGGTCAAGAGATCAGGTCTTCAGTCGTCTTTAATCCTCTAGAAGTGTCCTCTGttgctgtggaggaggaggactcagAACTCAAGGGGGCTGTG ATTGACAGGCGCTGCTCTCGCTGCAATAAAGAGGGGATGGTTTATCACACCAGACAAATGAGATCTGCAGATGAAGGACAGACAGTCTTCTTCACCTGTATACACTGCAG ATATCAGGAGAAAGAGGATTCCTGA